One Myxococcales bacterium genomic region harbors:
- a CDS encoding GNAT family N-acetyltransferase, with translation MSLDEVRVRRAVLSDLPAVVALFKLPNEGNRLDLEGEKDPFDPVYVEALASMNDDNALYVADLTGAGVIGVFQLTFVRHVGYQGGLVGQIENVVVDRAHRSRGVGETMMRFAMDLARSRKAFRVQLTSNKTRTRAHAFYERLGFVKSHEGMKLVL, from the coding sequence ATGTCCCTCGACGAAGTGCGCGTGCGTCGCGCGGTGCTCTCCGATCTGCCCGCCGTGGTGGCGCTCTTCAAGCTACCGAACGAGGGCAACCGGCTCGATCTCGAGGGAGAAAAGGACCCCTTCGACCCCGTGTACGTGGAGGCGCTCGCGTCGATGAACGACGACAACGCGCTCTACGTGGCCGACCTCACGGGCGCCGGCGTGATCGGGGTCTTCCAGCTCACGTTCGTGCGCCACGTGGGCTATCAGGGCGGGCTCGTGGGCCAGATCGAGAACGTCGTCGTCGACCGTGCGCACCGGAGCCGCGGCGTCGGTGAGACGATGATGCGCTTCGCCATGGACCTCGCGCGCTCGCGCAAGGCGTTCCGTGTGCAGCTCACCTCGAACAAGACCCGCACGCGCGCCCACGCCTTCTACGAGCGCCTCGGCTTCGTGAAGAGCCACGAGGGGATGAAGCTCGTCTTGTGA
- a CDS encoding GNAT family N-acetyltransferase, with protein MSFEEMRVRRAAVSDLPAVVALFKLPNEGNRLDLEGGKDPFDPVYVEALASMTEDNALYVADLPSVGVIGVFQLTFVRHVGYQGGLVAQVENVVVDRAHRSRGVGETMMRFAVDRARERKAFRVQLTSNKTRTRAHAFYERLGFVRSHEGMKLVL; from the coding sequence ATGTCCTTCGAGGAAATGCGCGTGCGCCGCGCGGCCGTCTCCGATCTGCCCGCCGTGGTGGCGCTCTTCAAGCTGCCGAACGAGGGCAACAGGCTCGACCTCGAGGGGGGCAAAGATCCCTTCGATCCGGTCTACGTGGAGGCGCTCGCGTCGATGACCGAGGACAACGCGCTCTACGTGGCCGACCTGCCGAGCGTCGGCGTGATCGGGGTCTTTCAGCTGACCTTCGTGCGTCACGTCGGCTACCAGGGCGGGCTCGTGGCCCAGGTCGAGAACGTGGTCGTCGATCGCGCGCACAGGAGCCGCGGCGTCGGCGAGACGATGATGCGTTTTGCCGTAGACCGCGCGCGCGAGCGCAAGGCCTTCCGCGTGCAGCTCACCTCGAACAAAACCCGCACGCGCGCCCACGCCTTCTACGAGCGCCTCGGCTTCGTGAGGAGCCACGAGGGGATGAAGCTCGTCCTGTGA
- a CDS encoding UbiA prenyltransferase family protein, with the protein MDEARGQEGRGSTAGTLRTVLALARPLGGLSLLVYPLVGYGFALWDHSAEIGGLGDLALLCAAWFVASAGTMWLNARLDGAESGALFAEAPTAAPPAFLGWLGTAAIGAGVVLSALAGPRVLLPCLGCAALSFLYSHPRTRWKAHSVLGPAVNALGYGTLSPLAGWAVARVPPTPRALVVLVCIALFTLGATFAAQAFQQADDARRGYRTLVVTHGPRVCLEVTRWTTALPVAVLGALALAGFFPRLLLVGVPFLAVVDRHLRRWQSAPGGGTPKLALGYMARMLGLGTIFIGLATVDFVIDLAVDRPPAGLGTARGAPAPRATE; encoded by the coding sequence GTGGACGAGGCCCGTGGCCAGGAGGGCAGGGGGAGCACGGCGGGGACGCTCCGTACGGTCCTCGCGCTCGCGCGCCCGCTCGGGGGCCTGTCGCTGCTCGTGTATCCGCTCGTGGGGTACGGGTTCGCGCTGTGGGATCACTCGGCCGAGATAGGTGGGCTCGGGGATCTCGCGCTCCTCTGCGCGGCGTGGTTCGTGGCGAGCGCGGGCACGATGTGGTTGAACGCGCGCCTCGACGGGGCCGAGTCGGGGGCGCTCTTCGCCGAGGCGCCTACGGCTGCTCCTCCTGCGTTCCTCGGGTGGCTAGGGACGGCGGCCATCGGCGCAGGTGTCGTGCTCTCGGCGCTCGCGGGCCCGCGTGTGCTCCTCCCGTGCCTCGGGTGCGCGGCGCTCTCGTTTCTGTACTCGCACCCACGCACGCGCTGGAAGGCTCACTCGGTGCTCGGGCCCGCCGTGAACGCGCTCGGCTACGGGACGCTCTCGCCCCTCGCGGGGTGGGCCGTGGCGCGTGTCCCGCCGACGCCGCGGGCGCTCGTGGTGCTCGTGTGCATCGCGCTCTTCACGCTCGGCGCGACGTTCGCCGCTCAGGCCTTCCAGCAGGCCGACGACGCGCGACGTGGGTATCGCACCCTCGTCGTCACGCACGGGCCGCGCGTCTGCCTCGAGGTCACCCGGTGGACCACGGCGCTCCCGGTGGCCGTGCTCGGCGCGCTCGCGCTTGCAGGGTTTTTTCCGCGTCTCTTGCTCGTCGGAGTGCCCTTTTTGGCCGTCGTGGACAGGCACCTTCGAAGGTGGCAATCCGCGCCGGGCGGCGGGACCCCGAAGCTCGCGCTCGGCTACATGGCGCGTATGCTCGGGTTGGGCACGATCTTCATCGGCCTCGCCACGGTCGACTTCGTGATCGATCTGGCTGTGGACCGGCCGCCGGCGGGGCTCGGAACGGCGCGGGGCGCTCCGGCACCACGCGCCACCGAGTGA
- a CDS encoding serine hydrolase encodes MSREPHLAIALVGYAALTLVGCAAPAAPLPPPEAPHAALAPAESDDETPIPEPAIPDDEPEAPKKSEPTKPIPAPPPPAVPPKKPSDATPKPAAPSADPWLSRAFERGGKALRTVLADREKYRFQVLYGAVTKSEGGKPASLERHGYFADAEYFFPASSMKVPLALASVDRLPALRHAKHPALGRETTLEIFPSSGQGTPYATTLARETWRALIVSDNASANRLLAFAGHKEAHETLWGLGLASARVRTGFATGNEIDPATVSPRIDIVPKDGPRDTLPPRKSSLTLPATRALRLEVGNAVVVDGKLVKAPASFADKNAMTLRDLQDTLVRIVRPELLGAKLPKDQATPDDLAYVKEALGTLPSQSGLPGYDRNVVADYRLDPFLRGLERVRARGKFEVYAKVGQAYGFLTTNAYVVEKATGKAFFLVATVYANPNEVINDDLYAYDDVAFPALADVAEAVAREAWGE; translated from the coding sequence GTGAGCCGTGAGCCACACCTCGCGATCGCGCTCGTAGGGTATGCCGCGCTCACGCTCGTGGGGTGCGCCGCGCCCGCCGCTCCTCTGCCTCCACCCGAAGCGCCGCATGCCGCGCTCGCCCCGGCCGAGAGCGACGACGAGACGCCGATCCCCGAGCCCGCCATCCCCGACGACGAGCCCGAAGCCCCGAAGAAGTCCGAGCCCACGAAGCCGATCCCTGCGCCGCCTCCGCCCGCGGTGCCGCCCAAGAAGCCGAGCGACGCAACCCCGAAGCCCGCGGCTCCGTCGGCCGATCCGTGGCTCTCGCGCGCCTTCGAGCGAGGCGGGAAGGCCCTCCGCACGGTGCTCGCCGATCGCGAGAAGTACCGTTTTCAGGTGCTCTATGGCGCGGTGACGAAGTCCGAGGGCGGCAAGCCCGCGAGCCTCGAGCGGCACGGGTACTTCGCCGACGCCGAGTACTTCTTCCCCGCGAGCTCCATGAAGGTGCCGCTCGCGCTCGCGAGCGTCGATCGTCTCCCTGCGCTCCGCCACGCGAAGCACCCGGCCCTCGGACGCGAGACGACGCTCGAGATCTTTCCCTCGTCGGGCCAGGGCACACCCTACGCGACGACCCTCGCGCGCGAGACGTGGCGCGCGCTCATCGTGTCGGACAACGCGTCGGCGAACCGCCTGCTCGCGTTCGCCGGGCACAAAGAGGCCCACGAGACGCTCTGGGGGCTCGGGCTCGCCTCGGCGCGCGTGCGCACGGGCTTCGCCACGGGGAACGAGATCGATCCGGCCACCGTGTCGCCGCGCATCGACATCGTCCCCAAAGACGGCCCGCGCGACACACTCCCGCCGCGCAAGAGCTCACTCACGCTCCCGGCGACACGTGCCCTCCGTCTCGAGGTCGGGAACGCAGTCGTGGTCGACGGGAAGCTCGTGAAGGCGCCCGCGTCGTTCGCCGACAAGAACGCCATGACGCTCCGTGATCTGCAGGACACGCTCGTGCGCATCGTGCGCCCCGAGCTCCTCGGCGCGAAGCTCCCGAAGGACCAGGCGACTCCCGACGATCTCGCGTACGTGAAGGAGGCGCTCGGCACGCTCCCGAGCCAATCGGGGCTCCCCGGATACGACCGCAACGTGGTGGCCGACTACCGCCTCGACCCGTTCTTGCGCGGGCTCGAGCGGGTGCGCGCGCGCGGCAAATTCGAGGTGTACGCGAAGGTCGGCCAGGCGTACGGCTTTCTCACGACGAACGCGTACGTGGTCGAGAAGGCCACGGGGAAGGCGTTTTTCCTGGTCGCCACGGTGTACGCGAACCCGAACGAGGTCATCAACGACGACCTCTACGCGTACGACGACGTCGCGTTCCCCGCCCTCGCCGACGTGGCCGAGGCCGTAGCGCGCGAGGCATGGGGGGAGTGA
- a CDS encoding TetR/AcrR family transcriptional regulator, which yields MPPPKKKLRRDSGRPRGEPIEAAVLACTLEEIAEHGVDGVSVERIARAAEVNKTSVYRRFGSRDALIAAALERVANDVGQKLSDRGSLRKDLELVAEEVARLLRTPHGEGLARAAFADPGTSELSAFAAREMGKPRAAALAMVERARARGEWCPTVSPEVALAALVGALLHRALLERAPLTPAYVRQVVDLVAAGVTPRAAPR from the coding sequence GTGCCTCCACCGAAGAAGAAGCTACGGCGCGACTCGGGGCGCCCCCGCGGCGAGCCGATCGAGGCGGCCGTGCTCGCGTGCACCCTCGAGGAGATCGCCGAGCACGGCGTCGATGGCGTGAGCGTAGAGCGGATCGCGCGGGCGGCCGAGGTGAACAAGACGAGCGTCTACCGTCGCTTCGGGTCGCGTGACGCGCTCATCGCGGCGGCGCTCGAGCGTGTCGCGAACGACGTGGGGCAGAAGCTCTCCGACCGTGGCTCGCTGCGGAAGGACCTCGAGCTCGTCGCCGAGGAGGTGGCCCGTCTGCTGCGAACGCCGCACGGCGAGGGCCTCGCGCGCGCTGCCTTCGCCGATCCTGGGACGAGCGAGCTCTCGGCGTTCGCGGCGCGCGAGATGGGAAAGCCCAGGGCCGCGGCGCTGGCCATGGTCGAACGAGCGCGCGCGCGCGGCGAGTGGTGCCCCACCGTGTCTCCCGAGGTCGCCCTCGCCGCGCTCGTGGGTGCCCTCCTTCACCGCGCCTTGCTCGAGCGCGCCCCGCTCACCCCAGCCTACGTGCGCCAGGTGGTCGACCTCGTCGCCGCCGGAGTCACCCCACGCGCGGCCCCGCGGTGA
- a CDS encoding thioredoxin domain-containing protein, translating to MMRPLFRRSFGMCLVAASLALVAGCGPARPSPASPKTTAPTEAHAPSGKPLAGGVAFVPFDTETFARAKREGKLVLLDGAAEWCHFCHVMDARTYHDPRVMKLLAERFVTARVDIDARPDIQERYADYGWPATILFDAEGHELGAYRGFLPPERMLEVLEAAVGSRDRLEGSRVAAPREGGGALDAAALAREILAVEAKLDTFYDAREGGFGTFQKAPLGWGNAWLLRRAKTDTKAKERALFTLERQSALVDPVFGGIYQYSEGGTWSRPHYEKLMTFQAPALENYAEAYALTQSPPMLARARLVKRYMSEILREGETFGASQDADLGAHEVGARYLTGHEYYALDARARSALGMPRVERRAFARENGLAIAAFVTYSELLADGEALDQARRAAGALLRTHVLEGGGVAHEAVPANDPSSAKLYLADNAAFGFALVRLYERTRDTRYLDAAERIARHMLAELWDEPHGGFYATRTDPNAVGVFRIRRMPLDENAHAIRFLVRLARSLGTTTREPSRLDRARLTTIVARTAYATMTPENVDDRGRMLGEVLLALDDARALLSGE from the coding sequence ATGATGCGCCCTCTTTTCCGCCGGTCCTTCGGCATGTGCCTCGTCGCGGCGTCGCTCGCGCTCGTCGCCGGGTGCGGCCCGGCCCGGCCTTCGCCCGCTTCGCCGAAAACCACGGCCCCGACCGAAGCTCACGCGCCGTCCGGGAAGCCTCTCGCCGGCGGCGTCGCGTTCGTCCCGTTCGACACCGAGACGTTCGCGCGAGCGAAGCGCGAGGGGAAGCTCGTGCTGCTCGATGGCGCCGCGGAGTGGTGCCACTTCTGCCACGTGATGGACGCTCGGACCTACCACGACCCTCGCGTGATGAAGCTCCTCGCCGAGCGCTTCGTGACGGCGCGCGTCGACATCGACGCGCGGCCCGACATTCAAGAGCGCTACGCCGACTACGGCTGGCCGGCCACCATCCTCTTCGACGCCGAAGGGCACGAGCTCGGCGCCTACCGAGGGTTTCTCCCTCCCGAGCGGATGCTCGAGGTCTTGGAGGCCGCGGTCGGGTCTCGCGATCGCCTCGAGGGCAGCCGCGTGGCAGCGCCGCGCGAAGGCGGAGGTGCCCTCGATGCCGCCGCGCTCGCCCGAGAAATCCTGGCCGTCGAGGCGAAGCTCGACACCTTCTACGACGCTCGCGAGGGCGGCTTCGGGACGTTCCAGAAGGCGCCGCTCGGCTGGGGAAACGCCTGGCTTTTGCGCAGGGCGAAGACCGACACGAAGGCCAAGGAGCGCGCCCTCTTCACGCTCGAGCGGCAGTCGGCGCTCGTCGATCCCGTGTTCGGTGGGATCTACCAGTACTCGGAGGGCGGCACGTGGAGCCGACCTCACTACGAGAAGCTCATGACGTTCCAGGCCCCCGCGCTCGAGAACTACGCCGAGGCCTACGCGCTGACCCAGTCGCCGCCCATGCTCGCGCGTGCGCGCCTCGTCAAACGGTACATGTCCGAGATCCTCCGCGAAGGAGAGACCTTCGGCGCGAGCCAAGACGCGGATCTCGGTGCCCACGAGGTCGGCGCGCGGTACCTCACGGGCCACGAGTACTACGCCCTCGACGCGCGGGCGCGCAGCGCGCTCGGGATGCCTCGTGTGGAGCGTCGCGCCTTCGCGCGGGAGAACGGGCTCGCGATCGCCGCCTTCGTCACGTACTCCGAGCTGCTCGCAGACGGCGAGGCCCTCGACCAGGCACGCCGAGCGGCCGGCGCGCTCTTACGCACCCACGTGCTCGAAGGAGGTGGCGTGGCGCACGAGGCCGTCCCTGCGAACGATCCGAGCAGCGCGAAGCTCTACCTCGCCGACAACGCCGCGTTCGGCTTCGCCCTCGTGCGGCTCTACGAACGCACCCGCGACACCCGCTACCTCGACGCGGCCGAGCGCATCGCGCGGCACATGCTCGCGGAGCTCTGGGACGAGCCTCACGGGGGGTTCTACGCGACGCGCACGGACCCGAACGCGGTCGGTGTATTCCGCATACGAAGGATGCCCCTCGACGAGAACGCCCACGCGATCCGCTTCCTCGTGCGCCTCGCGCGCTCCCTAGGCACCACCACCCGGGAGCCATCGCGCCTCGATCGGGCGCGCCTCACCACGATCGTCGCGCGCACCGCCTACGCGACCATGACGCCCGAGAACGTCGACGATCGTGGCCGCATGCTCGGCGAGGTCTTGCTCGCGCTCGACGACGCGAGGGCCCTCCTCTCGGGCGAATGA
- a CDS encoding metallophosphoesterase encodes MSSEASRSSVRPSKRPRRTRRWIGGALVALTATTGLYAFAVEPRWVEVTRPNLPPVGRAGARNDVDHVGPSALRVLHLSDLHGSTPGPREAAVLATIAHEKPDLVVLTGDTCDTGRFGPYASFLSALHAPLGVFAVDGNWEHWRPSEDEAATLRSAGITLLVNEARRLRDDLWIVGFDDETGGSPDADKALRSVPAGVTTLALMHSPAFFDSVAGRVTFALAGHTHGGQVRVPGLGPLWLPPGSGRYVAGTYEDRGSSLYVSRGLGTSILPVRFFARPELALVTLSMPVVR; translated from the coding sequence GTGAGCTCAGAAGCGTCGCGTTCGAGCGTGAGGCCATCGAAGCGCCCGAGACGCACACGACGCTGGATCGGGGGAGCCCTCGTAGCACTGACGGCGACCACGGGCCTCTACGCGTTCGCCGTGGAGCCGCGCTGGGTCGAGGTGACACGGCCGAACCTGCCTCCGGTCGGACGCGCAGGCGCACGAAACGACGTGGATCACGTCGGGCCGAGCGCGCTCCGCGTGCTTCATCTCTCGGACCTTCACGGCAGCACCCCGGGCCCACGCGAAGCTGCCGTATTGGCTACGATCGCTCACGAGAAGCCCGACCTCGTGGTGTTGACGGGGGACACCTGCGACACCGGTCGCTTCGGTCCGTACGCGAGCTTCTTGAGCGCGCTGCACGCGCCGCTCGGGGTCTTCGCGGTGGACGGAAACTGGGAGCACTGGCGCCCGTCCGAGGACGAGGCCGCGACGCTCCGAAGCGCCGGCATCACCCTGCTCGTCAACGAGGCCCGAAGGCTGCGCGACGATCTCTGGATCGTGGGCTTCGACGACGAGACCGGCGGCAGCCCCGACGCGGACAAGGCGCTTCGGAGCGTCCCCGCCGGTGTTACCACCCTCGCGCTCATGCACTCGCCCGCGTTCTTCGATAGCGTCGCCGGGCGCGTCACGTTCGCGCTCGCCGGTCACACGCACGGAGGCCAGGTGCGCGTGCCCGGGCTCGGACCCCTCTGGTTGCCTCCGGGGAGCGGGCGCTACGTCGCCGGCACTTACGAGGACCGTGGCTCGTCGTTGTACGTGAGCCGAGGCCTCGGCACGTCGATCCTGCCCGTGCGCTTCTTCGCGCGCCCCGAGCTCGCCCTCGTCACGCTCTCGATGCCCGTGGTGCGGTGA
- a CDS encoding Uma2 family endonuclease: protein MSLAAKVPTYDDICALPAGVTGQLVLGTLHAHPRPAMPHALAASALGEELGPPFKRGRHGPGGWILLDEPEVHLGGDVLVPDLAGWRRERLPEVPEAPYLTLAPDWVCEVLSPSTAALDRGDKRKVYQREGVPWFWIVDPKDRTLEVLALDGPSYRVVDVFSGEEKVRVRPFDAIELDLAVLWAR, encoded by the coding sequence ATGAGCCTCGCCGCGAAGGTTCCCACCTACGACGACATTTGCGCGCTCCCCGCGGGGGTCACGGGCCAGCTCGTGCTCGGGACGCTGCACGCACACCCGAGGCCCGCGATGCCGCACGCGCTCGCGGCCTCGGCGCTCGGGGAAGAGCTGGGTCCACCGTTCAAACGAGGGCGTCACGGGCCGGGAGGCTGGATCCTCCTCGACGAGCCCGAGGTGCACCTCGGGGGCGATGTGCTCGTGCCCGATCTCGCGGGGTGGCGTCGCGAGCGCCTCCCCGAGGTTCCCGAGGCGCCGTACCTCACGCTCGCGCCGGACTGGGTGTGCGAGGTGCTCTCTCCGTCGACGGCCGCGCTCGATCGTGGCGACAAACGCAAGGTGTACCAACGCGAAGGCGTGCCGTGGTTTTGGATCGTGGACCCGAAGGATCGCACGCTCGAGGTGCTCGCGCTCGACGGTCCCTCCTACCGCGTGGTCGACGTCTTCTCGGGGGAAGAGAAGGTGCGCGTCCGCCCGTTCGACGCCATCGAGCTCGACCTCGCGGTCTTGTGGGCGAGGTAG
- a CDS encoding transposase translates to MSNPRRIVPGTTYLVTRRTIRRYFLLNPDKRRLLLAFYWYVTAVLAAEFGIEVHAAQMLSNHLHEVLTDTRGRLPDFLSQRNRLLANAIKVLRGWPGEVFSREGTSVVALYGEDVVLQKIGYTLANAVEAGLVASPEDWPGVTLAATDIGTRTIRVSRPDLYIDPENTRWPAAAEIAITVPRALEASSGHEGARERVVSAVNAAVEKARIVARKAGKFVRSLEWIFAVPHTTRASSFEEMGARNPSFAAGGNLEMAVRAMKERAAFLGAYREAFAKMRSAVRDVFFPEGTWRLFRELGVNVISAT, encoded by the coding sequence ATGTCCAACCCTCGCCGTATCGTTCCGGGCACCACCTACCTCGTCACGCGCAGGACCATCCGCCGCTATTTCCTCCTGAACCCGGACAAGAGGCGGCTCCTGCTCGCGTTCTATTGGTACGTCACGGCCGTGCTCGCGGCGGAATTTGGCATAGAGGTCCACGCGGCGCAGATGCTCTCGAATCACCTTCACGAGGTGCTCACGGACACGCGAGGAAGGCTCCCCGACTTCCTTTCGCAGCGAAATCGCCTGCTCGCGAACGCCATCAAGGTGCTGCGTGGGTGGCCCGGGGAGGTCTTTTCGCGCGAGGGCACGAGCGTCGTCGCGCTTTATGGTGAGGATGTGGTGTTGCAGAAGATCGGGTATACGCTCGCGAACGCGGTCGAGGCCGGGCTCGTCGCGAGCCCCGAGGATTGGCCGGGTGTCACGCTCGCGGCGACGGACATTGGGACGCGCACCATTCGTGTCTCGCGGCCCGATCTGTACATCGACCCGGAGAACACGCGCTGGCCGGCGGCGGCCGAGATTGCCATCACGGTGCCTCGCGCGCTCGAGGCGAGCTCGGGGCACGAGGGGGCGCGTGAGCGCGTCGTGTCCGCGGTGAACGCGGCGGTCGAGAAGGCGCGCATCGTGGCCCGCAAGGCGGGGAAGTTCGTGCGCTCGCTCGAGTGGATCTTCGCGGTGCCTCATACGACGCGTGCGTCGTCGTTCGAGGAGATGGGGGCGCGGAATCCGAGCTTTGCGGCGGGTGGGAACCTGGAGATGGCGGTGCGGGCCATGAAGGAGCGGGCCGCGTTCTTGGGGGCGTACCGGGAGGCGTTTGCGAAGATGAGGAGCGCCGTGCGGGATGTGTTCTTCCCTGAGGGGACCTGGCGCCTCTTTCGCGAGCTGGGCGTCAATGTGATTTCAGCCACTTAG